In Panicum virgatum strain AP13 chromosome 4N, P.virgatum_v5, whole genome shotgun sequence, a single window of DNA contains:
- the LOC120669869 gene encoding rho GDP-dissociation inhibitor 1-like: MSSAAVSAASSCPAKPEEEEQPRLPPEGREACSSAAAGEQEQEQRVAAVDRKLSEASLWASTTEEETEEEEEEDDDDEETAAAKDGIELGPRVSIKEQLEKDKDDESLRRWKEQLLGSVDLNSVGETLEPDVKITGLSILSPGRPDMELRMPPEPKSKEPWFTLKEGSAYRLKFTFAVAGNIVSGLRYTNTVWKTGIRVDSTKEMLGTFSPQAEPYTYLTPEETTPSGIFARGSYSARTKFLDDDRKCYLETNYTFDIRRDWPSS; the protein is encoded by the exons ATGTCGTCGGCCGCCGTGAGCGCAGCGTCTTCTTGCCCGGCCAagcccgaggaggaggagcagccgcGGCTTCCGccggaggggagggaggcgtgcagctccgccgccgccggggagcaggagcaggagcagcgcGTGGCCGCGGTGGACCGGAAGCTGAGCGAGGCGTCGCTGTGGGCCAGCACCACCGAGGAGgagacggaggaggaggaggaggaggacgacgacgacgaggagacggcggcggccaaggaCGGCATCGAGCTCGGCCCCAGGGTCAGCATCAAGGAGCAGCTCGAAAAGGACAAG GATGATGAGAGCCTGAGGCGATGGAAGGAGCAGCTCCTGGGCAGCGTGGATTTGAACTCCGTCGGAG AGACGCTGGAGCCGGACGTGAAGATCACGGGCCTGTCCATCCTGTCCCCTGGCCGGCCGGACATGGAGCTGCGGATGCCGCCGGAGCCCAAGAGCAAGGAGCCCTGGTTCACGCTCAAGGAGGGCAGCGCCTACAGGCTCAAGTTCAccttcgccgtcgccggcaaCATCGTCTCCGGCCTCCGCTACACCAACACTGTCTGGAAGACCGGCATCAGGG TGGACAGCACCAAGGAGATGCTGGGCACCTTCAGCCCTCAGGCCGAGCCCTACACCTACCTGACGCCCGAGGAGACCACCCCGTCGGGGATCTTTGCCCGGGGATCATACTCTGCAAGGACAAAG TTTCTTGACGACGATCGCAAGTGCTACCTGGAGACGAACTACACCTTTGACATCCGCCGGGATTGGCCGTCAAGCTGA